One window of Trichomycterus rosablanca isolate fTriRos1 chromosome 2, fTriRos1.hap1, whole genome shotgun sequence genomic DNA carries:
- the LOC134335160 gene encoding GTPase IMAP family member 7-like translates to MSLTDEGLIKQPSRRNSDETNRPNMAMRRIVLVGKTGAGKSSSGNTILGRKGFKSIKSASPVTKECCKETECVADRQLVVVDTPGVFDSKLSEKDLEKKISKCINMTAPGPHAIILVIQLGPFTDEERLSVEKIRAIFGEEADKYTMILFTHGDELTGTIEEYLSDGSLTDLTDLFGGRYHVFDNTKIDDRAQVLEFLDKVENMILANGGEHYTNSMFKEVEEKLKNSEEELKKQYHESERESVSKLSEEMRQLQERVETLQESEQEKEMKLDELKDLIKKKDRELNEYKRFYHVKRKNARLEVEQTRVDENILAKVTAWLKNLFLM, encoded by the exons ATGTCTCTGACAG ATGAGGGTTTGATAAAGCAACCATCAAGAAGAAATAGTGATGAGACCAACCGCCCAAACA TGGCCATGAGGAGGATAGTTCTGGTGGGGAAGACTGGAGCTGGTAAAAGTTCCTCAGGAAACACCATCCTGGGCAGGAAAGGCTTTAAATCTATTAAAAGTGCATCACCAGTCACCAAAGAGTGCTGTAAGGAGACAGAATGTGTAGCTGACAGACAGTTGGTTGTGGTGGACACTCCAGGTGTCTTTGATAGCAAACTGTCAGAGAAAGACCTGGAAAAGAAAATCAGTAAGTGCATTAACATGACCGCTCCTGGACCTCATGCTATCATCCTGGTGATTCAACTCGGTCCTTTTACTGATGAGGAACGTCTCTCAGTGGAGAAGATTAGAGCCATTTTTGGAGAAGAAGCAGATAAATACACAATGATCCTCTTCACACATGGAGATGAACTTACTGGAACAATTGAAGAATATCTGAGTGACGGGAGTCTCACAGACCTCACTGATCTGTTTGGTGGGAGATATCATGTCTTTGACAACACAAAAATCGATGACCGCGCCCAAGTCCTGGAGTTCCTAGACAAAGTGGAAAACATGATTTTAGCAAATGGGGGCGAACACTACACCAATTCCATGTTTAAAGAAGTGGAGGAAAAGCTAAAGAACAGTGAGGAAGAGTTAAAGAAACAATACCATGAATCAGAGAGAGAATCAGTATCTAAACTCAGTGAGGAAATGAGACAGTTACAGGAGAGGGTTGAAACACTACAAGAATCAGAGCAAGAAAAAGAGATGAAGCTTGATGAATTGAAAGACCTGATAAAGAAGAAGGACAGAGAACTGAATGAATACAAGCGTTTTTATCATGTTAAGCGTAAGAATGCTAGACTGGAGGTAGAACAAACAAGGGTTGATGAAAACATACTAGCAAAAGTGACTGCATGgctaaaaaatctgtttttaatgtGA